A region of the Streptomyces sp. NBC_00442 genome:
GTGAGGGGCCCCCGGATCCGGGGGCCCCTCACTCATGACGCACCCATGCGTCGCGCTGTTCGTCGTTGCTCGTCAACCACGCTGCGCGGCGACGAGTTCAGCGGCCTCCTCGTCGGTGGCGACCGAAGGCGGGGACCCTTCGAGGGGCTTGCGCGCCGTCTCCTTCATGGCGATCGCGGCCACCAGGCCGATCGCGGCGGCCAGCATCGTGTAGAAGGCGGGCATCAGGTCGTTCCCGGTGGCTCCGATCAGGCCCTGGACCACCAGCGGCGTCGTACCGCCGAACAGCGACACCGAGATGTTGAACCCGACGGAGAGGGATCCGTAGCGCGCCTCGGTCGGGAAGAGGGCGGGCAGCGCCGACGACATGGTGCCCATGTAGCAGACCAGGGCGAGGCCGAGGGCCAGCAGGCCGGCGAAGACCGCGGCCATGCTGCCCTGCTTGATGAGCAGGAAGCTGGGCACCGCGAGCACGATGAAGCCGAGCGAGCCGCCGATGAGCACCGGACGCCGGCCGACGCGGTCGGAGAGCCGTCCCACCGAGTTGATGAGCGCCATCAGGACGATCATCACGGCCACGATGGCCATGAGGCCGCCGGTCTCGTTGAAGCCGAGCGTCGAAAGGTACGTCGGCATGTACGAGAGCAGCATGTAGTCGCAGATGTTGAAAGCGGCGACCAGCGCCAGACACAGCAGCATCGCCCGGCCGTTGCCGAAGAGGATCTGCTTGAGCGGGGTCTTCTCGCGCTCGGCGCCGGGGGCGCCGGCCTCCTCCAGCTTCTTGAAGGCGGGCGACTCGTCGAGCTTCAGCCGGAGGTACAGGCCCACGAGCCCGAGCGGCCCGGCCACCAGGAACGGTATGCGCCAGCCCCACTGCTGCATCGCGTCGTCGCTGAGCACCACGGTCAGGACGGTCACCATGGACGCGGCGACCGTGTAACCGATCAGCGTGCCGAACTCCAGGAAGGACCCCCAGAAGCCGCGGCGCTTGTCGGGCGCGTACTCCGCGATGAACGTGGCGGCGCCGCCGTACTCGCCGCCGGTCGAGAATCCCTGGACCATGCGGCAGAGGATGAGCAGCGCGGGCGCCCAGAGGCCGATCGTGCCGTAACTGGGGATCAGGCCGATGGAGAGCGTCGCCGCGGCCATCATGATCATCGTGAGGGCGAGGATCTTCTTGCGGCCGACGCGGTCCCCGAGGGGACCGAAGAACATGCCGCCGAGCGGCCTGACGAGGAACGCCGCGGCGAACGTCGCCAGCGACGCGATGACCTGCATGGTGTCACCGGCGCCGGAGAAGAACACCTTGCCGATGGTGACCGCGAGGTAGGAGTAGACACCGAAGTCGAACCACTCCATGGCGTTGCCGAGCGCCGTGGCCTTGACCGCGCGCTTGACGGCGGCCTCGTCCGTGACCGTGATGTCGCAGCGGCGCAGGGCGGGGTTGCGCCTGCGGTGGATGGCCCGGAACAGGGGACGGTGCCGGGCGACTGCCTCCGGCTCAGGCTGATGATCCTCGGTGCTCAGCACGCGTCGTCTCTCTCGTTCGACAATGGACAATGGAAGGGGGCGCCCTACATGGAACTGCCTGGGGGTGGCGCGCATGCACGGCAAAGGTCCCTCATCGGCGGACCAATGGCCCATGGCAGCCCGGGACCCAAGTCCTCGAGCGGGGCAAAAGGGCATCGCCGAAAGGTCGATGAAGACGGAGAGCGCGGCGCGATGGATCCCGCGCCACGCTGCTCCACGCCTCGAAACCCGGCGGCCCGCCCGGCCGCCCACGCCCGGTCCCATACGGGGACCGACGGGGCCGGGGGCCGGCCGGCGATCAGTCCTTGAGGGCGTCCTTCGCCTTCTCCTTGGCCTGCCGGGCATCACCCTTGGCCTGCTCGGCGCGACCCTCCGCGGTGCGGCTCTCGTTCCCCACCATGCGGCCCATCGCTTCCTTGGCCTTGCCCTTGGCCTGCTCGGTCTTCGCCTTGGCCTTTTCGTCGCTCGACATGGAATTACCTCCGCATGCGGTCGATAGCGTTGTCCGACACACGTACGCCTGGCCATTTCGGCGGATCTCAAACGCAGTGATCACGCGGAGGCCAGGGCGCGCAGGGTCCGGGCCGTGAACTCGTCGAGCGGATAGAAGAGTTCGATCGCCATCTCGGAGAGCGTCACGTCCGCCGGGGCGCCGAACGTGGCCATGGTGCCGAACAGGGACAACTCCCCGAACGGGGTGCGGATGCGCAGGGGCACCTGGATGGGGCCCGGCCGTGCCGCCTTCTCGTCGGCCGCCCCGGCTCCCCTTCCTCCCGCCGGTACGGGATAGCCGCGGACCTCCTCGTACAGTGCACGCAGTTCCGCGTCCCCGGTGGCGTTCGTCTGGCTCGCCAGCCGCTCCAGGAAGAGCGCCCGGACCTCGTCCGGGTTGGCCAGCCGCGCGCTCAGGCCGTCGGGGTGCAGCACCAGCCGGTACACATTGGGCCGCGGCTCCAGCAGGGCCGCCGGTATGCCGTCCATGAAGACGGACATGGCCCGGTTGCCCGTCAGTACGTTCCAGTAGCGGTCGACGACCACGGCGGGATAGGGCTCGTGCGAGGTCAGCATCATGTCGAGCGCGGAACGAACCGACGCCATGGATTCGTCGTCGAGACCGCTCTCGCGGTACTCCGGCGCGTAACCTGCGGCCACCAGCAGGGTGTTGCGCTCCCGGAGCGGAACGTCCAGGGCGGTGGAGAGGCGGAGCACCATGGTCCGGCTCGGGTGCGAGCGGCCGGTCTCCACGCAGGACAGATGGCGGGTCGAGGTCTCCGCCAGGAGGGCGAGGTCGAGCTGGCTGAGTCTGCGGCGCAGCCGCCACTCGCGTAACAGGGTTCCTATGCGCGTCTGCCGCTTCACGTCCATGATCGCGAGAGTATCGGCCGTGCTGCGGGGGCTCCATGACCTCGGAGGTCATTGAGGTCATGACCGGCACGGTGGCACGGTCGGACCACGACGAACCAACGCCGGCGATGCCCGGCACGGCAACCCGAGGAGCCCCCATGAGCAGCCCCGTCATGTCCGTTGGCCGCCCGGTCGCCGACCACGCGCCGCTCGGCCCGCTGCGCACCGCCCTGCGCGTCGACGGCTTCAGCACCGCGCTCTTCGGCGTCGTCCTGCTCGCCGGCGCCCCATGGCTTCGCGACCCGCTCGGCCTCCCGGTGGCGTGGTCGGTGCCCTTCGGTGTCGCCATGCTGGGCGGGTCCGCGGCGCTGACCCTGATCGCGGGGCACCCCCGTATCACCCGTCTCGCCGGGGCCGCCGTCGTGGGCAACGCCCTGTCCTGTGCGCTCCTTCTCGTCCTGGCGTGCGTGGACGTCGTGCCCCTGACGGGCCTGGGACGCGCCTTCATGGTGGTCGGTGCGATCGCCGTCGCGGTCTTCGCCCGGTTCGAGTTCGTCGGCCTGCGGCGTTCCGCGCCTACGGACTCCTGACGACAGTCGCATGCTCCAACGCCCTTGTGGGGAAAGAGAGTTGTCGCACGGTGCTCAGGCGGACCGGAGCTGGGAGAGGGTGCGGTTCAGCTCGTCGCGGACGGTGTGTCCGGCCGCCTCCGGGTCGCCCTGGGTGATGGACTCCACGAGGGCGGCGTGTCCGGCGTCTCCGTGGTGGGGGTCGCCCGACCGCAGGTCGAGGAGGTCCACCAGGTCGATCAGGCCCTGTCGCAGAGCCGGTACGAACTCGGTGAACAGGGCGGTGAGGACAGGGTTGTACGCCGCGGCGACCACGGCGGCGTGCAGGGCGATGTCGGCGTCCACGAAGGCCGCGGTGCCGCCGCTCCCGGCCGCGCGACGCTCGGCAAGGGCCGCGTCGATCGCGATGAGATCCGCCGCGGTCCGGCGCCGGGCGGCCAGTTGGGCCGCTTCGACCTCCATCAGCGTCCGTACCTCGTACACGTCGGCCACCGCCGCGCGGCGGAGCTGCGTGGACCAGCTCTCCCGGGGTGTCGTGGAGACGACGAAGACGCCGGCGCCCTGGCGGGCCTGGACGAGGCCGGCGCCGGCGAGCGCGCGCAGGGCTTCCCGGACGGTGGAGCGGCCGACCCCGTTGTGCACGGGAGTTGATGTAGCCATGACGCCCCGGACAGGTCACCCGCCTGTCCGGGGCGTCATCGAAACAGGGCCCGCGACGGCAGCGGTCAGCCGAGGGGCTTGTCCAATACGGCCTTGCGGTGGCTGAACGTCTCGATGGAGTAGCGCCCGTGGTAGCTGCCCATGCCGCTTTCGCCGACACCGCCGAACGGCAGGTCGGAGACGGTCAGATGGGCCAGCGGCAGCCCGAAGCCGAGGCCTCCGGACGACGTCTCGGCGGCCAGGCGCTCGCGGGTGGCGGCGGAGTCGGTGAAGACGTACAGGGCCAGCGGCTTGTCGCGGTCGTTGATGAAGTCGATGGCGTCGTCCAGGCCCGCGACCGTGACGATCGGCAGGAGCGGGCCGAAGATCTCCTCGCGCATGACCGGCGCCGCGGGGTCGACGTCGGCGAGAACGGTGGGCGCGATGTACCTGGCGGAGCGGTCGGTGGCGCCGCCGGTCACGGCGCGGCCCGAGTCGAGCAGTCCGCTCAGCCGGTCGAAGTGGCGCTCGTTGACGATGCGTCCGAAGTCGGCGGACCGCTGCGGCTCGGCTCCGAAGAGCGCCTCGACGGCGCGGACGAACTCGGGCTCCAGGGCGCGGGCCGTCTCCGGGTCGGTCAGCACGTAGTCGGGTGCGACGCAGGTCTGGCCGGCGTTGAGGAACTTGCCGCGGGCCAGCCGGTCGGCGACGACGGCGAGGTCGGGGCCGCGGTCGACGAACGCCGGGGACTTTCCGCCCAGTTCGAGGGTGACCGGGGTGAGGTGCTCGGCCGCCGCCCGCATCACGACGCGGCCGACCGTGCCGTTGCCGGTGTAGAAGATGTGGTCGAAGCGTTCCGTCAGGAGGGCCGTGGTCTCGGGTATGGCGCCCTCCACGACGGCGACGGCCGAGGTGTCGAGGTAGCGGGGCAGCAGGCGGGCCATCGCCGCGGACGCGGCGGGCGCCAGCTCGCTGGGCTTGACGACGACCGCGTTGCCGGCGGCCAGCGCGCCGAGCATCGGCGTCAGCAGGAGCTGCACCGGGTAGTTCCAGGGCGCGATGACCAGGACCACACCCAGCGGGTCGTACTGCGTCCAGGCCGTCGCGTCCTCGCCGAGGTGCGCCGGCACCGGCGCGCGCTCGGGGCGCAGCCATGCGTCCAGGTGGTCCAGGGTGTGGTCGATCTCGCGGACGGTGAAGTCGATTTCGGTGCGGAAGGCCTCGGTGGTGCTCTTGCCCAGATCGGCGTGGAGGGCCTCGGCGAGATCGCTGCCGTGCTCGGTGAGCATGTCGCGCAGCCGGCGCAGCTGCGTGACCCGCCACTCGACGGGCCTGGTGCGGCCGGAGCGGAAGGTGGCGCGCAGCCGGGCCACGATCTCGGCGGGCTGCTCGGGGGTGCGGTCGTTCACGGTGCCTCGCTGAATCAGTGCCGACCTGGGCCGGCGGGGGACCGGCAGGTCGAGCCGAACGGGTTCGATGTATATGGCAACCATTGAGGTGGAGCGTTCATTCCGGTCCGAGGAATGTGCTTTCCGTCGGCTGCGCGTTACGTAGCGTGATGCTTCGGGGTGCGAATGTGCGGGGTGCGGCGCAGGATGAGGCATGTTCCAGGGGCGGACCCATCCGCCGGCCCCTGGCGCCTCGGGGCGCCCCGGCCTGCCTCCCCTGGCGCCCTCGATGCCCACCCGCCCCGCACGCAGCGTCCTTCGCGGCTGCGCACCTCTTGCCCTTCGTCGATGCCGGAGCCGCCGATGCTGTCGCCACACTCGTCCGTCGTCCATGAACTCCTGACGCTTCTGCGCAGCCGGGAGCGGCGGGCCGCCCGCGCACCGCTGGACCCCGGCGCTCGTCAGGCCCGGGACGACGCCGCCTACACCCTGTGCGTCCTGATGGGGGAGCGGACCATCGCGGCCGCCGTGAAGGCGGCCGAACGCCACCTCGCGCGCGGCCGCGCGGCCGTGCGGCCCGCCGGCGCCGCGGCTCAGGAGCCGGCCCCCTGACGGGCACCGGCTAGGCCCGCACGGGAAGATACGGCCCCGGGCCCTTGATGGTGCGGTGGATCGGCACCGTCACCGTGTGGCGCAGTCCGGGCAGGGCGGCCACCGACTCCGTCAGGTAGCGGTAGAAGAGCTGGGCGTTGGCCACGTCGATGCTGGCGTAGAGATTGGACGTGCCGGTCACCGCGGCGGCGAACGACACCTCGGGATGCGCCGCGATGGCCGCCCCCGCCTCCGCCAGGCGCGACGGGTCGATCTCCAGCCAGAGCGTGGCCCTGAAATTCCACTGCAGGACGTCCGGGTGGTACTCGACGTCGAAGTAGAGCACCCCGGCCGTTCGCAGCTCGCTGATCCTGCGCCGCACCGTCGACCGGGACAGACCCGTCGCCGCGGCCAGTTCCGCAGGCGCCGCCCGGCCGTCGCGGGCCAAGAGGTCGAGCAGATGGCGGTCGCCCTCGTCGAGGCGTACCGCCGCATCGGCGGATGACGCGCGGTCCGGGGCGGGCGGGGGAGTGAGGGCGGCGACCTGGGCGGCCGTCAGCGGCCCGCGCTTGTTGATGGTGCTGAGATCCTGCCCGAAGAACACGTGCAGCAGACAGTGCGCCGAGACGTCCAGCACCTGGGGCGTGCGCGGCAGCTTCTGCAACAGCAGCGACTCCTCGATGCCCGCGCCGCGGGTGCGCACCGAGCAGGAGAGCTCGGTGCCGCCCGAGCTGACATTGACCCAGCTGGTGTCCGTGCGCCGGGCCATGGCCTTGCCGATCGAGGCCGCGGCGTCCGGCGTACACCGTACGCGCACCACCCACGGGGAGTCGCCGAGCCGCTGCGGGTCGGTCAGGCCGAGGACCCGGAGCCTGCCCGCGGACCGCAGCCGCGACCACCGGCGCGCGGCGGTCTGGTCGGAGACCCCGAGGGCGTCCGCGATCTCCCGGAACGAGGCGCGTCCATTGATCTGAAGGGCATGGGCCAGCGCCATGTCCTCCTCCGACAGCTCACGGTCCGCACGGTCGATGGTGTCGAGATACGTCTGCATGGACCTCAGGATGTCGGATTCGCGCATCCCATGCGAACTGGCTTATTGAATCGCCTGCCGACCATCAACACTCGCTCCCGGGGAACACGCCGCGACCATGGGCGCCCGTTTCCATCCGCACACCGTGCTCGACCCGATCGGAGAACCTGACATGCGCAAGTGGTGGCCCCTCACGGCGGTCTGCCTTGGCGCCTTCATCCTGCTGGTGGACGTGACCATCGTGAACGTGGCACTGCCCAGCATGGCTGACGACCTCGACGCCTCCTTCACCTCCCTGCAGTGGGTGATCGACGGATACGCCCTGGCGCTCGCCGCCCTGCTGCTGGCCTCCGGATCCCTCGCGGACCGCTTCGGCCACCGGCGCTTCTACGTCTACGGCCTCGCCCTGTTCGCCGCGGCGTCCCTCCTGTGCGGCCTCGCCCCCAACGCCGGCGTGCTGATCGCCGCCCGCGTGGTGCAGGGCGTCGGAGGCGCCGCGATGTTCGCCACCGCCCCCGCCCTCCTGCTCGGCTCGTACCGCGGCAGGGACCGCGGCACCGCCTTCGGCGTGTGGGGCGCGGCCAACGGAGCCGCCGCCGCGGCGGGGCCGCTGCTCGGCGGGCTGCTCACCGAGCACCTCAGCTGGCCGACGATCTTCTGGGTCAACCTGCCCATCGCCGCCGTCGCCATCGTCATGACGCTCCGGGTGGTGCGGCCCGACCGGCCGCGTACGGCATCGGGCACGCCGGCCCGCATCGACCTGCCCGGTGCGACCGCCTTCACCGTGGCGGCCGGCGCCCTCACCTACGGGCTCATACGCGGCGGTGAGGCGGGCTGGACCGGAGGCGTGACCCTGGCCGCCTTCGCCGTCACCGTCCTCGCGCTCGCGGCGTTCGTGGTGATCGAGCACCGCACCGCGCTGCGCGGCGGTTCCCCGATGCTGGACCTGGCGCTGCTGCGCCGCCCGTCGTTCGCCGGTCTCATGAGCGGCGCGCTGCTGTTGCAGGGCGGCGCCTTCGGGTGCCTGGTGCTGGTCTCGCTGTGGCTCCAGTCCGTGCTGGGGCTCAGCCCCGTCGCGGCGGGGCTCGCCCTGACACCGCTGGCGGCCGCGTCCTTCGTCGTCGCCGTCTTCGCCGGCCGTCACATCCAGCGGCTGGCTCCGCGCTACCCGATCGGCGTGGGGCTCCTGCTCGTCGCGGCCGGCATGCTGTTGCTGCGCGCCGGAATGACCGCCGACGCGGGGCGGTCCTCGCTCGTGTGGGGACTCGTGGTCGCCGGCATCGGCGTCGGTCTCGCCACGCCGGTGCTGGTCTCGGCCGCCGCCTCCACCGTGCCGCCCCAGCGCGCGGGCATGGCCGGCGGAGCGGTCAACACCTTCCGCCAGTTGGGCATGACCCTGGGCATCGCCGTCCTCGGCGCGCTCTTCACCAGCCGCGCGGCCGACACGCTCACCGCCTCCGGCGCGGTCCCGGACGCCGGCGGGGGCGCGGCCGCGCTGGCCGGCGGACAGGCGCAGCGCCTGGTCGAAGCGGCGCCGGCCGGCCACCGCGAGGCCGCTCAGCGGCTCGTGCACCAGGCCTTCGCGGCCGGTCTCGACCGTGTCTTCCTGCTGTCCGCAGCCGCGGCCGCGCTCGGCGGCCTCGTCGTCCTCGCGTTGGTGCGGCCGGCGCGCACGGCGGCCCCCGGAGCGAGTGGAAGCGGCCCGGCGGCGGAGCCGGCGCCGCGCTCGCGCCAGGACTCGGTGGCCTCCGGCGTGTGACCGGCTCCCGCGGCTCCGCACCGGCGACGGAGCGGGGCCACGGGCCGCCGACCGGCCTTCGCGTCAGCTCGTTCGGGGCGCCACGAACACGATGACGGAGGCGACCTGCTCGCGCCCGGGGTGGGTGTCGGCGCCGCCGAGCCCGTAGTGCGTCTCCACGCGCTGGACGACCAGGGGATGGCCGGTGATCCACAGGGTGACGGCCTGTCCGACGGTGGGAATGGGCAACGGGCCCTCGAACATGCCGAGTTCGACCGCCTCGGTGTCGCCCGTCGCATGGACGAACGTCATGATCTGACGGGTGCGGCCGAAGTCCTGCTCGGAGTCGACCTTGTCGCGGGCGGCGAGGGTGGAGGTGATGGCGTCGGGAAGGCTCATGACGCCATCCTGCCCCGTCGCGGGTCCGGGGCACGCCGCCGGTCGCCGGCGGCGGCCACCAACGGCCCCTTCTCACGCTCCTTGTCGGGCGGTATGTCGCTATATGTCCTAGGTTTGTGTCGTCAGTGATCCCGACCAACAGGAGTTCGCCGTGGGCGAGAGTGGCATGGACAAGGTCAAGGGCAAGGCGAAGGAAATGGCCGGCAAGGCCACCGGTAACGACCGGATGAAGTCCGAGGGCAAGACCGACCAGGCCAAGGGCAAGGCCAAGGACGCGATGGAGGGCGCCAAGGAGCGCGCCAAGGGCGTCAGCGACTCCCTCGGCGACAAGCGCGACCGCTCCTGACCTGCGGTCCTCGAGCCCCCGGCCGCTCCCTGGCCGGGGGCTTCGCCGTGCGTTCCCGGCGCCCGGCGGACAGGCCCAGTCCTTCCTCCGCGGACGGATGCGGGACCCGGGGGGAAACCGGTCAGGATTGGAGAAGCGTGGCCCCCGGGCCGTGGCTAACGTGGCGGACACGACACACCCCGGGCCGAGCGGCCCACGACGTCAGGAGTGACCATGACCGGCTCAGCCACACAGGGAATCAAGACCGTGCTGCACCCCGTCACCGACCTCGCGGCGGCCAAGGCGGTGTACACCGCTCTGCTCGGCGTCGGACCGACGAGCGACGAGCCGTACTACGTCGGCTTCGAGGCCGAGGGCCAGCAGATCGGCCTGGTGCCGGGCGGCGCCGACCAGGGCATGACCTCGCCGGTGGCGTACTGGCACGTGCCGGACATCGAGGCGAAGCTCGCCGAGGTGACGGCCGCGGGCGCCAAGATCAAGGACGCCGCGCACGACGTGGGCGGCGGCCGTCTGGTGGCCACGTTCACCGACCCCGACGGCAACGTACTCGGCGTGATCCAGGGCTGACGCCGGGGCCGGACCGACACCGGGGCGGCCAGGGTGAGTACCCGTCCGCCCCGCCCCGCCGAACCGTGGCCGGACGCGCATTGCCCGGCCCGCGTCCACGAAGTACAACCGTACGTACCGCTCGCGGCCGGGCGGATCGCGCCGGGCCGCGACATCCGACGAAGACCGCGCAGACGGCGCCGCCGAACCGATGCCGGACAGATGGAGAACACGACCAGCATGGCCACCAGGACCAAGCCGCAGTCGCCGGCGCCGCACGCCGCCGACAGCCACGATCTGATCCGTGTGCACGGAGCGCGTGTGAACAACCTCAAGGACATCAGCGTCGAGATCCCCAAGCGCCGCCTCACGGTCTTCACAGGGGTCTCGGGATCGGGCAAGAGCTCGCTGGTGTTCAACACGATCGCCGCGGAGTCGCAGCGGCTGATCAACGAGACCTACAGCGCCTTCGTCCAAGGCTTCATGCCGGCCCTCGCCCGGCCCGAGGTCGACGTGCTCGACGGCCTGACGACCGTCATCACCGTGGACCAGCAGCGGATGGGCGGCGACCCGCGCTCCACGGTCGGCACCGCCACCGACGTCAACGCCATGCTGCGCATCCTCTTCAGCAGGCTCGGCAAGCCCCACATCGGCTCGCCCAAGGCGTTCTCCTTCAACGTCGCCTCGATCAGCGGGGCCGGCGCGGTCACCGTGCGCCGCGGCGGCCAGGAAATGAAGGAGAAGCGCACCTTCAGCATCACCGGCGGCATGTGCCCGCGCTGCGAGGGCCGGGGCTCGGT
Encoded here:
- a CDS encoding Lrp/AsnC family transcriptional regulator, producing the protein MQTYLDTIDRADRELSEEDMALAHALQINGRASFREIADALGVSDQTAARRWSRLRSAGRLRVLGLTDPQRLGDSPWVVRVRCTPDAAASIGKAMARRTDTSWVNVSSGGTELSCSVRTRGAGIEESLLLQKLPRTPQVLDVSAHCLLHVFFGQDLSTINKRGPLTAAQVAALTPPPAPDRASSADAAVRLDEGDRHLLDLLARDGRAAPAELAAATGLSRSTVRRRISELRTAGVLYFDVEYHPDVLQWNFRATLWLEIDPSRLAEAGAAIAAHPEVSFAAAVTGTSNLYASIDVANAQLFYRYLTESVAALPGLRHTVTVPIHRTIKGPGPYLPVRA
- a CDS encoding DUF5133 domain-containing protein, whose translation is MLSPHSSVVHELLTLLRSRERRAARAPLDPGARQARDDAAYTLCVLMGERTIAAAVKAAERHLARGRAAVRPAGAAAQEPAP
- a CDS encoding CsbD family protein; translation: MSSDEKAKAKTEQAKGKAKEAMGRMVGNESRTAEGRAEQAKGDARQAKEKAKDALKD
- a CDS encoding aldehyde dehydrogenase family protein; this encodes MNDRTPEQPAEIVARLRATFRSGRTRPVEWRVTQLRRLRDMLTEHGSDLAEALHADLGKSTTEAFRTEIDFTVREIDHTLDHLDAWLRPERAPVPAHLGEDATAWTQYDPLGVVLVIAPWNYPVQLLLTPMLGALAAGNAVVVKPSELAPAASAAMARLLPRYLDTSAVAVVEGAIPETTALLTERFDHIFYTGNGTVGRVVMRAAAEHLTPVTLELGGKSPAFVDRGPDLAVVADRLARGKFLNAGQTCVAPDYVLTDPETARALEPEFVRAVEALFGAEPQRSADFGRIVNERHFDRLSGLLDSGRAVTGGATDRSARYIAPTVLADVDPAAPVMREEIFGPLLPIVTVAGLDDAIDFINDRDKPLALYVFTDSAATRERLAAETSSGGLGFGLPLAHLTVSDLPFGGVGESGMGSYHGRYSIETFSHRKAVLDKPLG
- a CDS encoding MFS transporter, with the protein product MGARFHPHTVLDPIGEPDMRKWWPLTAVCLGAFILLVDVTIVNVALPSMADDLDASFTSLQWVIDGYALALAALLLASGSLADRFGHRRFYVYGLALFAAASLLCGLAPNAGVLIAARVVQGVGGAAMFATAPALLLGSYRGRDRGTAFGVWGAANGAAAAAGPLLGGLLTEHLSWPTIFWVNLPIAAVAIVMTLRVVRPDRPRTASGTPARIDLPGATAFTVAAGALTYGLIRGGEAGWTGGVTLAAFAVTVLALAAFVVIEHRTALRGGSPMLDLALLRRPSFAGLMSGALLLQGGAFGCLVLVSLWLQSVLGLSPVAAGLALTPLAAASFVVAVFAGRHIQRLAPRYPIGVGLLLVAAGMLLLRAGMTADAGRSSLVWGLVVAGIGVGLATPVLVSAAASTVPPQRAGMAGGAVNTFRQLGMTLGIAVLGALFTSRAADTLTASGAVPDAGGGAAALAGGQAQRLVEAAPAGHREAAQRLVHQAFAAGLDRVFLLSAAAAALGGLVVLALVRPARTAAPGASGSGPAAEPAPRSRQDSVASGV
- a CDS encoding VOC family protein — encoded protein: MTGSATQGIKTVLHPVTDLAAAKAVYTALLGVGPTSDEPYYVGFEAEGQQIGLVPGGADQGMTSPVAYWHVPDIEAKLAEVTAAGAKIKDAAHDVGGGRLVATFTDPDGNVLGVIQG
- a CDS encoding FadR/GntR family transcriptional regulator; this encodes MHNGVGRSTVREALRALAGAGLVQARQGAGVFVVSTTPRESWSTQLRRAAVADVYEVRTLMEVEAAQLAARRRTAADLIAIDAALAERRAAGSGGTAAFVDADIALHAAVVAAAYNPVLTALFTEFVPALRQGLIDLVDLLDLRSGDPHHGDAGHAALVESITQGDPEAAGHTVRDELNRTLSQLRSA
- a CDS encoding helix-turn-helix domain-containing protein, which translates into the protein MDVKRQTRIGTLLREWRLRRRLSQLDLALLAETSTRHLSCVETGRSHPSRTMVLRLSTALDVPLRERNTLLVAAGYAPEYRESGLDDESMASVRSALDMMLTSHEPYPAVVVDRYWNVLTGNRAMSVFMDGIPAALLEPRPNVYRLVLHPDGLSARLANPDEVRALFLERLASQTNATGDAELRALYEEVRGYPVPAGGRGAGAADEKAARPGPIQVPLRIRTPFGELSLFGTMATFGAPADVTLSEMAIELFYPLDEFTARTLRALASA
- a CDS encoding CsbD family protein, with translation MGESGMDKVKGKAKEMAGKATGNDRMKSEGKTDQAKGKAKDAMEGAKERAKGVSDSLGDKRDRS
- a CDS encoding MFS transporter; protein product: MRATPRQFHVGRPLPLSIVERERRRVLSTEDHQPEPEAVARHRPLFRAIHRRRNPALRRCDITVTDEAAVKRAVKATALGNAMEWFDFGVYSYLAVTIGKVFFSGAGDTMQVIASLATFAAAFLVRPLGGMFFGPLGDRVGRKKILALTMIMMAAATLSIGLIPSYGTIGLWAPALLILCRMVQGFSTGGEYGGAATFIAEYAPDKRRGFWGSFLEFGTLIGYTVAASMVTVLTVVLSDDAMQQWGWRIPFLVAGPLGLVGLYLRLKLDESPAFKKLEEAGAPGAEREKTPLKQILFGNGRAMLLCLALVAAFNICDYMLLSYMPTYLSTLGFNETGGLMAIVAVMIVLMALINSVGRLSDRVGRRPVLIGGSLGFIVLAVPSFLLIKQGSMAAVFAGLLALGLALVCYMGTMSSALPALFPTEARYGSLSVGFNISVSLFGGTTPLVVQGLIGATGNDLMPAFYTMLAAAIGLVAAIAMKETARKPLEGSPPSVATDEEAAELVAAQRG